A DNA window from Candidatus Paceibacterota bacterium contains the following coding sequences:
- the rplC gene encoding 50S ribosomal protein L3, with protein MKFILGKKIGMSQIFIGEGENRKVVPVTVIEAGPCVVTQVKTVEKDGYRAVQVGFGEKKSINKPMAGHLKGLGKFRYLAEFEPEEKAEYKVGDKIELSVFAEGDKVKIVGTTKAKGFQGPMKRHGFRGGPASHGQKHSNRKPGSLASRRTGKVAKGKRMAGRMGADKHTQISLKIAEVDKERGLLLVKGSVAGNPGGLLKVLSE; from the coding sequence ATGAAATTCATATTAGGAAAAAAAATTGGAATGAGCCAGATATTCATCGGCGAAGGGGAAAACAGAAAGGTTGTTCCGGTCACTGTCATTGAAGCCGGACCTTGCGTGGTGACACAAGTTAAGACGGTCGAGAAGGACGGATATAGGGCGGTACAGGTGGGATTCGGAGAGAAGAAAAGCATAAACAAGCCGATGGCAGGGCATTTGAAAGGTCTTGGAAAATTCAGATATCTTGCTGAATTCGAACCTGAGGAAAAGGCGGAATATAAGGTCGGTGATAAGATCGAACTTAGCGTGTTCGCTGAAGGCGACAAGGTGAAGATCGTCGGAACGACAAAGGCGAAAGGATTCCAGGGGCCGATGAAGAGACATGGTTTCAGGGGCGGACCGGCATCTCACGGACAGAAGCACAGCAACAGAAAGCCGGGCTCGCTTGCATCGAGAAGAACCGGAAAAGTTGCCAAGGGAAAAAGGATGGCCGGAAGAATGGGTGCGGATAAACATACACAGATCAGTCTGAAGATCGCGGAAGTGGATAAGGAGCGCGGATTATTGCTTGTGAAAGGATCCGTAGCCGGAAATCCGGGAGGGTTGCTGAAAGTTTTAAGCG
- the rpsJ gene encoding 30S ribosomal protein S10, producing MTDKKKQENNETKTKIRIKIKAYDHKIIDQSAKQIVETVLRNGATVRGPVPLPTEISKLTVNKSTFVHKDSRDQFEMRIHKRLVDIIEPNPKIIDALTNLNLPAGVFVEIKM from the coding sequence ATGACCGATAAAAAGAAACAGGAAAACAATGAGACTAAAACGAAGATCAGGATAAAGATCAAGGCCTATGATCATAAGATCATAGATCAGTCCGCAAAGCAGATTGTGGAGACGGTTTTGAGGAATGGCGCTACTGTCAGAGGACCGGTGCCTCTTCCTACAGAGATAAGCAAGCTGACCGTAAACAAATCCACTTTCGTGCACAAGGATTCACGTGATCAATTTGAAATGAGGATCCACAAGAGACTCGTTGACATAATTGAACCGAATCCAAAGATCATCGATGCGCTGACGAATCTGAATCTTCCGGCGGGTGTATTCGTTGAAATAAAGATGTAG
- the tuf gene encoding elongation factor Tu translates to MAELFDRSKPHVNVGTIGHVDHGKTTLTAAITSCLAGAGKKSHKVNVDDLDKAPESKARGITIATAHVEYETDARHYAHVDCPGHADYIKNMITGAAQMDGAILVVAATDGPMPQTREHILLARQVGVPEIVVFINKVDMVDDPELIDLVEDEVRELLTKYEFDGANTAIVRGSALKALECGCGKEECAACKPVLELTKALDERIPQPKRETDKPYLMPIEDIFSIEGRGTVVTGRIERGIVNLNQEVELVGIKPTKKVVVTGIEMFNKQLDKGQAGDNAGILLRGIKKEDVQRGQVLAAIGSITPHTEFLGEVYVLTKEEGGRHTPFFTGYKPQFYIRTTDVTGEAALPEGTEMVMPGDTVNLSIKLIAPVAMEEGMRFAIREGGKTVGAGVVTKIIK, encoded by the coding sequence ATGGCAGAACTATTTGATAGGTCAAAACCACATGTTAACGTCGGCACAATCGGCCATGTTGACCATGGAAAAACAACTTTGACCGCAGCTATAACCAGCTGTCTAGCCGGAGCCGGAAAAAAGTCACACAAGGTAAATGTTGATGATCTGGATAAGGCGCCGGAATCAAAAGCCAGAGGCATTACGATCGCCACTGCTCATGTTGAATATGAGACAGACGCGAGACATTATGCTCATGTTGATTGTCCGGGACATGCCGACTATATAAAGAACATGATCACAGGCGCAGCCCAGATGGACGGTGCTATTTTGGTCGTGGCGGCAACTGACGGTCCTATGCCTCAGACCAGAGAACACATTTTGCTCGCAAGGCAAGTCGGTGTTCCTGAGATCGTTGTTTTCATCAACAAGGTGGATATGGTGGATGATCCTGAACTTATTGATCTCGTTGAGGACGAAGTCAGGGAACTTTTGACGAAATATGAATTTGACGGTGCAAATACTGCTATTGTGAGAGGTTCAGCTCTCAAGGCTCTTGAATGCGGATGCGGCAAAGAAGAATGCGCAGCTTGCAAACCTGTTCTTGAACTCACCAAGGCTTTGGATGAAAGAATTCCGCAGCCGAAGAGAGAAACAGACAAACCTTACCTTATGCCTATTGAAGATATATTCTCCATTGAAGGAAGAGGAACTGTCGTAACCGGAAGGATCGAAAGAGGCATTGTCAACCTGAACCAGGAAGTTGAACTGGTCGGGATCAAACCTACCAAGAAAGTTGTCGTAACCGGAATTGAAATGTTCAATAAGCAATTGGACAAGGGCCAGGCCGGAGACAATGCGGGAATCCTGCTCCGAGGCATCAAGAAGGAAGATGTTCAAAGAGGCCAGGTTCTGGCAGCGATCGGATCCATCACTCCGCATACCGAATTTTTGGGCGAAGTTTATGTTTTGACGAAAGAGGAAGGCGGAAGACACACTCCTTTCTTTACAGGATACAAACCTCAATTTTATATCAGAACTACCGATGTTACGGGCGAGGCAGCGCTTCCTGAAGGAACTGAAATGGTTATGCCCGGAGATACAGTGAACCTATCGATCAAATTGATCGCTCCGGTGGCCATGGAAGAAGGAATGAGATTTGCGATCAGAGAAGGCGGAAAAACTGTAGGTGCGGGCGTTGTTACGAAGATCATAAAATAG